ACGTGTCACAGTGAGTAATGCATTTCTCATTTAAAAATTCCCTACCCCGATCACTGTGAAAGATCCTGGGCATAACTTGTTGTTTGTCATATGCTTGTTTTAGCGTTTTGATAACTAAATCTGCATTATGCTGACTTCCTAATTCTGCGCCTACTACCTCACGGCTCCTTAAATCTTTAATGGCTGCAAGGTAGATATACTTGCCTTTGTATTTGATGTAGGTCAAATCACTGGACCAAATCTCATTGATCTGTAATTCATCTACTCTTACCTCCTTGATCAAGTTGCTAAATTGATCTCTATAACTTGGCTCTGCCTCTGTTAAAAACTTCTTCTGGTACCATAGCCTCGGTGGCTTGAGTCCATACTTGCGCATTACCCGACTGATCCGTTTCTTGTTGTAGTCAAGGTCAATGGCCACTCTGCGGTGCCCATAGGCAGGATTATCCTTGAAACACTTTTTGATCTGCTGCCTGACTAATTGATCTCTTAGTTCAAGCTTGTCACTCTGATAGTAAATGTTCCGACTATCCAGCCCAAGCAATCCTCCTGCTAAACGTTTGTTATTTGCTTGCTTTATGACCTTTCTTTTTTTTTGACCTCTCAAGTTCGAGAGTTACCAGTCCTATGATCTGTTTTAAATCCTCATTCTCTCGCTTGAGCTTATTCCATTCCATTAGGTTGATCTCAGGTTTTACCTGTGCTTTCAGCCAATTGTATATGGTCTTGTCTGAAATTCCATATTGTGGTGCAAGCTCTGATACTTTTTCTCCGTTTTTAACTTTCTCAAGGATTTCCTCCTTGGTTTCTTTGGGAATTCGTTTTTGCATATCCCGTTATTTTAAACCATCTTTCTTAGAATATGTTCATAGTATAGTGGGGACACCCTCCATGAACAAGATAGAACAAATAGACTGCTAACACAAATAGAACAAACAGAACTTTATAAATCGATTGCAGAACCCTTAGAAATATTTAATAACTTGAATTACGAAATTAAAGATTTGTTAAAAACATATCCAAATATGACGTGGATATAATGAGCAAAGTAACCCTCTTCCGACCTTGGAAGAGAGGTAACTAAGCCATACCGCACCTTTAAAACTGAAAATAATGTTTCAATTCTAGGTCTCAGATTAAGTAAACAATTGTCTAGAAATGTAGTCATTTTACCCATATTCTTACGAGCACAAGCAAGTAATTTGTTCCCATTTTTCAGAGCTTTCTCTTCTAACTTTTTAGAAACATAGCCACCGTCTGCTACAATGATTGATTGTTCTAATTTCTCAAGTAATTGATCTAAAGCTTGCCGATCATCAACTTTCGCTGTAGTAAATTTGATGTATAAAATATTCCCTTCAATATCAGTCATAGCATGTAGCTTTAATCCATAAAACCAACCCATAGTTGATTTCTTTCTACTTGCTAATCTCTCCATAGTCTTGTGCTTGAATATTCTTTTATTATGACAGACAGGTAAAGGAGTAGAATCAATTAACTTGATAGTTCCTGACTTTTTACGATTTATTTGAAATAAAGCTTCTAGTAAGAGAATAATCTGCTTAGCGCTTTGTCTCATGAGAAGAACAAAGCTTTTGTAACTGGGAAGCTTAAACTCTTTTGAATAACATGTTTTGATTAGCTTATACAAGCCTTTCCAATTGCCAATATTGTATTCACTACGAATAAGGGAAATAGTTGCTAATTCAGCCAAAGTTAAGCTTGGCTTTCTTCCAGATAATTGTTTATTTAATTTTAAATGTGCAGATAAGTCATCAAAAATACTAAAAGTAGTTACAATTTGATGACGATTTGTTAAAGTATTCATAGGGCAGAGTTATTAATTAGTCTTTCTAACTTTGCCCATTTTATCGAATTTTTTACTTATTTAAAAACTAATTCTTAATTTCGTAATTCAAGTTAATA
The genomic region above belongs to Oligoflexia bacterium and contains:
- a CDS encoding transposase, which encodes MQKRIPKETKEEILEKVKNGEKVSELAPQYGISDKTIYNWLKAQVKPEINLMEWNKLKRENEDLKQIIGLVTLELERSKKKKGHKASK
- a CDS encoding IS982 family transposase; translated protein: MNTLTNRHQIVTTFSIFDDLSAHLKLNKQLSGRKPSLTLAELATISLIRSEYNIGNWKGLYKLIKTCYSKEFKLPSYKSFVLLMRQSAKQIILLLEALFQINRKKSGTIKLIDSTPLPVCHNKRIFKHKTMERLASRKKSTMGWFYGLKLHAMTDIEGNILYIKFTTAKVDDRQALDQLLEKLEQSIIVADGGYVSKKLEEKALKNGNKLLACARKNMGKMTTFLDNCLLNLRPRIETLFSVLKVRYGLVTSLPRSEEGYFAHYIHVIFGYVFNKSLIS
- a CDS encoding IS3 family transposase, which produces MLGLDSRNIYYQSDKLELRDQLVRQQIKKCFKDNPAYGHRRVAIDLDYNKKRISRVMRKYGLKPPRLWYQKKFLTEAEPSYRDQFSNLIKEVRVDELQINEIWSSDLTYIKYKGKYIYLAAIKDLRSREVVGAELGSQHNADLVIKTLKQAYDKQQVMPRIFHSDRGREFLNEKCITHCDTYNTSISVSNPGSPWQNSQIESFWSRFKAESGDLNRFESLGELTEYIYRYIHYYNNRRIITKLKMCPVHYKQQILSHLN